One Gossypium hirsutum isolate 1008001.06 chromosome A08, Gossypium_hirsutum_v2.1, whole genome shotgun sequence genomic window, ATCCGTTGATCAGCGGTGACAAGGCCAAAGCAGCCGATGCATTAGCAGAAGACGCGTATGAGTCACTCTCCATTTGATTTTCATAATCCTACatcattaaaatataaatgagttGCATTGGTTCACTTGGACATGTGTGTCTTTTGCAGCATCCTATGTCAGCCCGAAACAATTGATCCCAAAAAAGCTAAAGGGAAAATTTTAGTATGTGTTCGAGGAATCAGCGGGAGAACAGGCAAGGGAAAACAAGCTCTTCTTGCAGGTGCAGTCGGGATGATACTTGTAAACGACAGGAAAAGCGGAAATGAAGTCATAGCAGACCCTCACTTGCTCCCTGCCACACACATAAATTTCACTGACGGTAATACTTTGTTTGCATATATCAACTCTACCAGGAACCCCACAGCATATATTACTCCTGTGGAGACAAAATTTGGTTTAAAGCCTGCGCCGGTTATGGCTGCTTTCTCTTCTAGGGGACCTAGTTTAATCGAGCCATCGATCCTCAAGGTAAGTTTTCAATGGCTGAATCATTGACCCTTCAGATTAGTATATAATGTTTCTAATTTGTTCGAATATCTGTCTCAGCCTGATATAACTGCACCAGGAGTGAGTGTCCTTGCTGCTTTCACTGAATTAGTTGGTCCGACTGAAGATGAATCCGATAAACGTAGGACGCCGTTCTGTTTACAATCCGGAACTTCAATGTCATGTCCTCATGTTTCCGGTATTGTTGGTCTCCTCAAGAGCCTACATCCTGATTGGAGTCCAGCAGCTATAAGATCCGCAATCATGACCACTGGTATATACATATAAACTCTTTTAAAAATCTTCTTCCAAACTGATTTGTCGTCCTAACTTGTTTTTCTCCAATACCATTTCGCAGCAAGAATAAGAGATGACACTGGGAATCCAATGCTAGATTCGAGCAACAAGAGAGCAACCCCATTTGCTTACGGCTCAGGACATGTTAGACCGAACCGTGCAATGGATCCCGGTCTTGTTTACGACCTAACAGTTAACGATTACTTGAACTTCTTGTGTGCCCGTGGCTACAACCAAAGCCTTTTAAGTCTATTTTCGGACAAGCCGTATGCATGTCCGAAGTCATATGGTGTAATGGACTTAAACTATCCTTCCATTTCGGTTTCTCAACTCAATGGCTCAATGACGGTTAGCAGGACAGTTAAGAACGTTGGTTCAGCAAGGTCAACATATAAAGCACGTGTTAGATCGCCAGCTGGAGTTACTGTTTCGGTTAAACCATCGACATTAAAGTTCGAGAAGATCGGTGAAGTGaagaaatttgaattaaaattcgTGTTGAATAAGAGCAACGCAAAATCTGAGGATTATGTTTTCGGGGAGTTGCTTTGGTCTGATGGTAGTCACTATGTGAGGAGTCCTATAGTGGTGAAGCATAAGTAAAgtttttttctgtttatttttagGGTTGGAGGATGAAattgaacatttttattattggCATTCCATTCtttggaaaataaattaaaatatgtactCTAGATGAAAATTCAATGCTTTTAAGgaagttaatatattaaaaaatcctAAACCTGATACACTTTATTCAGATAAGTCCTTAAATAGCAGAAAATTTATTCAGATATATCAAACTTCTTTTAATATATTGgcagaaaaataaattaagatcTTCCTCGTAAAAtaactttaagaatttttttttttgctttttactctttttatttaatattttaaatttttatactttgTGATGACAATAGGGATTAGTGTGACAAATTTTTGCCAGCCTCGATTCCAACTCAATACTCTACCACCATGCCCTGATCTTAAGCTTAAAAAAATTGTAACCTACCCCAAACTCGAACTTGAAAATTAATTGTATATCTGACCCTGATTTAATTtgagttcaaaattttttatttgaaattgtgattaattaaattaaaaaatatataaaaaaactatgcTTGGGAtgattaagtaaaaaaatttacatcatagaaaaaataagaaacaaaataagaggAGACttcgaaaaataaattaaattgagaGGGCGAAAGAAACTAGTGTGAAATGAAAGTAAATACGATAAAATGATATTGACAGCTATGAAGTTTAAgaattttttaacttaattaatatgaaaaaaaatataagactAATTTCGTAAATATTTTGAGACGTCCCGATTTGATCTAACCATTCTTTAAAACTAACTCGACCTAGaattcattttcaaaaaaataccTTGACCCTATAAGTCGGATTCACTCGAAACAtgtcaatttcaaaaaattttgccaTCCTTAACTTTAGTATGCTTaaatgattgaaaaaaaaaatctatattaaTTCAGAAAACATTACAATAATTTTTTCAACTTCTACACATTTAATTCTGGtcacataaataaatttattattttaaaaatattgcataatttaatttaacgGAACTTTGTAATAAAATTATGGACTTTATTAAATcatagataaattaaattttagggaatataaaaaataaagggtAAATTGTATTAGTAATCActcaattttagtaaatttatttttggtcacccaactattagtaaatttgttttggtcatccaattattaaaagttataaaatgatcactttGTTATTCTATTTTATCTTTTTCGGTCACCCAACTATCTTAGATTCTTAGGTGTAGTCATTTTTATATTAGTCCAatgaccaaaaaaaataaaattgaatagttagggcgatcattttataattttttatagttgagtgatcaaaaagaaaatttactaatagttgagtgaccgttttgtaatttttcattgtTAGGTggcaaaaaaaaatactaatagttGGGTACTTagtggtgtagtttacccaaaaataaaaagtaattttcaAATGTATAAAAAGCACAAGGACTTTGGAcaaaattaaaccttttaaaatttttttcccaTGAACCTAGTTGCCATTAAAACAGAATAAAAAGAGACAAACCCAGATCCAAAATCTTGAAACTAGAGATCTGGTGTCTTTAATTGTATTTGACTCATGGTTTATATACccaaaacagaaagaaaaattGAATTCGGTCTATTTTAAATTAAAGCCTCGTTAATCCATCAATCAAATCAAtttagcctctctaaattttcTCTATTTGCCCCAAAAGGCCCAATTCCTCCTTCTTCCCCATCTCTTCACTTTCCAATTTTCCAAGTCACCCATCAttcggaaaaaaaaaaaaaacaagaatttCAGATTCAGAGCGCACTTCGCCTCTTCTTCTACTGTTATTGTTCTCTCAAAATTCTTGGGTTTTTTTTTCAACTCAGATCCTTCATTTCTGGCCAAGGAAACAGATACCCAAGCTTCTTGATTGTGTAAAAAAGATCGTTGTAACCAAATAGATCGGTTTGTGTTTGTGAAATGGCTTCAACGGGGAATCCAAATCAAACCATCCCATTTGATGTGCAAAAGTTCTTCAAACCCACAGTTTCTAACCCATCAAATTCCAACTTTCAACAACAAAATCTATCTTCTTCGCCATATCCTACACCTTCTCCTTACCCTTCACCTTCTCCACCTTTCTTTCACCCACAGTATCACCAATTCTACATGCCTCCTTCTTCTCCTACCCATGCTACTTACCAAGATTCCAAATCCCTTTCTTTCCCTTCACCCCCTCTTAGCCCTTACAATGCTGGCACCCAAATTCTTGCCCTTATTAACTCTTCCCCTCAAAACCCTGATTTCCCACCTCAAAATCAACCCCCTAAACTGCAGCAACCGCCTCACGCTGAGTTTTTGGGTTCTGGGGGTTCCAATGTAGGGCCTTCGAGGGTGCCGAGTTGTAAATTGCCTAAAGGAAGGCGGTTATCAGGCACTCAGGTGGGTTATGATATTGACACGAGGCTGTCCGGGGAGGTTCAGCCTCAGCTCGAAGTTACTCCCATAACCAAGTATGGGTCTGATCCTCAGCTGGTACTTGGAAGGCAGATTGCTGTTAATAAGTCTTACATTTGTTATGGGTTGAAAGGAGGCAGTATTAGGATTCTTAATTTAAACACTGCATTGAGGTCTTTGTTCCG contains:
- the LOC107926183 gene encoding subtilisin-like protease SBT5.4 isoform X2; the encoded protein is MMHTILSSLLLSFVVFSLSQSPTFAIKKSYIVYLGGHTHGLNPTTADLEYATNSHYELLASSVGSTELAREKIFYSYTRNINGFAAILDDKEAADIARRKLHTTHSWDFLRLERDGLVPVDSLWNRSNFGADVIIGNLDTGVWPESKSFSDEGYGPIPSRWRGSCSRDVGGVVCNRKLIGAKFFNKGYLAFIGVALNNTFKTVRDHEGHGSHTLSTAGGNFVPGASIFGHANGTAKGGSPRARVAAYKVCWPPLVGGNECFDADIIAAFDAAISDGVDVLSVSLGGNPSEFFEDGISIGAFHAVKKDISVVSSAGNSGPDPGTVSNVSPWMFTVGASTLDREFVSYVQLGNNKQLKGASLSSVAMSSRTFYPLISGDKAKAADALAEDAILCQPETIDPKKAKGKILVCVRGISGRTGKGKQALLAGAVGMILVNDRKSGNEVIADPHLLPATHINFTDGNTLFAYINSTRNPTAYITPVETKFGLKPAPVMAAFSSRGPSLIEPSILKPDITAPGVSVLAAFTELVGPTEDESDKRRTPFCLQSGTSMSCPHVSGIVGLLKSLHPDWSPAAIRSAIMTTARIRDDTGNPMLDSSNKRATPFAYGSGHVRPNRAMDPGLVYDLTVNDYLNFLCARGYNQSLLSLFSDKPYACPKSYGVMDLNYPSISVSQLNGSMTVSRTVKNVGSARSTYKARVRSPAGVTVSVKPSTLKFEKIGEVKKFELKFVLNKSNAKSEDYVFGELLWSDGSHYVRSPIVVKHK
- the LOC107926183 gene encoding subtilisin-like protease SBT5.4 isoform X1, coding for MMHTILSSLLLSFVVFSLSQSPTFAIKKSYIVYLGGHTHGLNPTTADLEYATNSHYELLASSVGSTELAREKIFYSYTRNINGFAAILDDKEAADIAKHPNVVSVFLNKGRKLHTTHSWDFLRLERDGLVPVDSLWNRSNFGADVIIGNLDTGVWPESKSFSDEGYGPIPSRWRGSCSRDVGGVVCNRKLIGAKFFNKGYLAFIGVALNNTFKTVRDHEGHGSHTLSTAGGNFVPGASIFGHANGTAKGGSPRARVAAYKVCWPPLVGGNECFDADIIAAFDAAISDGVDVLSVSLGGNPSEFFEDGISIGAFHAVKKDISVVSSAGNSGPDPGTVSNVSPWMFTVGASTLDREFVSYVQLGNNKQLKGASLSSVAMSSRTFYPLISGDKAKAADALAEDAILCQPETIDPKKAKGKILVCVRGISGRTGKGKQALLAGAVGMILVNDRKSGNEVIADPHLLPATHINFTDGNTLFAYINSTRNPTAYITPVETKFGLKPAPVMAAFSSRGPSLIEPSILKPDITAPGVSVLAAFTELVGPTEDESDKRRTPFCLQSGTSMSCPHVSGIVGLLKSLHPDWSPAAIRSAIMTTARIRDDTGNPMLDSSNKRATPFAYGSGHVRPNRAMDPGLVYDLTVNDYLNFLCARGYNQSLLSLFSDKPYACPKSYGVMDLNYPSISVSQLNGSMTVSRTVKNVGSARSTYKARVRSPAGVTVSVKPSTLKFEKIGEVKKFELKFVLNKSNAKSEDYVFGELLWSDGSHYVRSPIVVKHK